The sequence below is a genomic window from Ciceribacter thiooxidans.
CGGCCCTTCAGGCATCGGCAAGAGCTCGATCCTCAAGATGCTCTATGGCAACTATGCCGTGGATACCGGACAGGTGCTCGTAGAGCATCGTGGTCACGTCATCGATATAGCGACCGCCGATCCGCGCATGATCATGGACGTCCGGCGTACCACCGTGGGCTATGTGAGCCAGTTTCTGCGAACCGTCCCACGTGTCGCGGCGATCGACGTCGTCGCCGAGCCCCTGGTTGTCCGCGGAACGGATGTGGATGCCGCACGTGCGCGCGCCGGCGAACTGCTGGAACGGCTCAATCTGCCGCGCGCCTTGTGGCAGCTGCCGCCAGCGACTTTTTCCGGCGGCGAGCAGCAGCGCGTGAACATCGCCCGCGGCTTCATCACTGATCATCGCATCCTCCTTCTCGATGAGCCGACGGCCTCTCTCGACGCTGCGAATCGCGCCGTGGTGGTGGACATGATCCGCCAGAAGAAGGCGTCCGGGGTCGCCCTGCTCGGGATTTTCCATGACGAGGAGGTGCGCGAGGCAGTGGCCGATCGCATTCTCAACGTAACAGCGTTCTCGCCAAGAAAAGCAGCCGCATGAGCAAGAAGCTCGGGTGCGATCCGCTTGTTCACGAGACTGCGCATGTCGCGAACTCAGCCCTCGGAGCCTATACCGAGGTCGCCGAGCGCTGCCGTCTCGATGAGGTGGAGCTCGGCGACTACTCCTACATGATGCAGGACAGTTCCGCCTGGTGCACCACCATCGGAAAATTCGTGAATATTGCCGCGGCGGTGCGCATCAACGCGCCCAATCACCCGACGTGGCGGGCGACCATGCATCATTTCACCTACAGGGCGGCGTCCTATTTCGATGGTGCGGAGAACGACGAAGAATTCTTCGCCTGGCGCCGCGAGAACCGCGTGGTGATCGGACATGACGTCTGGATCGGACATGGAGCAACGATCCTTCCCGGGGTTCAGATCGGCAATGGGGCAGTAATCGGTGCCGGAGCCGTGGTTTCCAGATCTGTCGCACCTTACTCGATCGTCGGCGGCGTTCCCGCCCGGCTCATCCGCGAGCGCTTTCCCGCGGATGTCGCCGCCGGAATGGAAGCGCTCGCCTGGTGGGACTGGAGCCATGAACGGCTGCACGTCGCCCTCGAAGATTTCCGGTGGCTCGACGGTGCGGCCTTCATCGAAAAATACGGGAAATCGTAAATCTCTTCAAATGGATATCAGATTTTACAATACCTACACAAATCTGACATCCGCACTTCATCCCCGTCCGATACAGGCTTTACCAACCACACGGACAGAAGATCGGAAGCGCCAAGATGAGATTTGAGCTGAAGAACCTCACCCGCCGCTTCGGGGACAATGTTGCGGTCAATGCCGTCAGTCTCGATATCCCGCAGGGACAGATGGTGGGGGTAATCGGTCGCTCGGGCGCCGGCAAGTCCACCCTGCTGCGGATGATCAACCGCCTCGTCGACCCGTCCTCCGGATCCATCCAATTCGGCGACGCGGAGGTCTCGTCGTTGCGGGGGCAGTCGCTGCGCAACTGGCAGCGTGACTGCGCGATGATCTTCCAGCAGTTCAATCTCGTGCCTCGGCTGGACGTCCTGACCAACGTCCTGCTTGGTCGTCTGAACCACCGTTCCACTGCGCTCAGCATTCTCAACTATTTCACGCGCGAGGAGCGGATCATGGCGATCGCCGCCCTCGAAAGGCTCGGCATCGAGCAGACGGCGCTGCAGCCGGCCGGCACGCTTTCCGGCGGCCAGCAGCAGCGCGTCGCGATAGCACGAGCGTTGATGCAAAGACCGAAGATGGTGCTCGCCGACGAGCCGATCGCGTCCCTCGACCCCCTGAACGCCAAGATCGTCATGGACGCCTTGCGCGACATCAACGTCCGCGAAGGCATTACGGTCATCACGAACCTGCATACCCTCGACACCGCCCGAACGTATTGCGACAGAATCATCGGCATGGCGCATGGATCGGTGGTCTTCGACGGCCGTGCGGACGCGCTGACGGCAGACGCGGTGCGGCAGATATACGGCTCGAATCCCGACGGCAGCGGCGTCGACGAGGGCATGACGTCGACAAGCATCGACATCAGTCGCGCGAAGGCGTCCTCCGCCCGGCAAGTTGCGGGGTTTCGTCCCCTCGCCGCAGCAGACGCCTGATCGGCCGCCCGCATCAAAACCATTTCATCAACCGATCC
It includes:
- the phnL gene encoding phosphonate C-P lyase system protein PhnL; the protein is MATPLVVSEVSKSFIMHLRDGIRLPVVANVSFSIAEAECVVLGGPSGIGKSSILKMLYGNYAVDTGQVLVEHRGHVIDIATADPRMIMDVRRTTVGYVSQFLRTVPRVAAIDVVAEPLVVRGTDVDAARARAGELLERLNLPRALWQLPPATFSGGEQQRVNIARGFITDHRILLLDEPTASLDAANRAVVVDMIRQKKASGVALLGIFHDEEVREAVADRILNVTAFSPRKAAA
- a CDS encoding DapH/DapD/GlmU-related protein — encoded protein: MSKKLGCDPLVHETAHVANSALGAYTEVAERCRLDEVELGDYSYMMQDSSAWCTTIGKFVNIAAAVRINAPNHPTWRATMHHFTYRAASYFDGAENDEEFFAWRRENRVVIGHDVWIGHGATILPGVQIGNGAVIGAGAVVSRSVAPYSIVGGVPARLIRERFPADVAAGMEALAWWDWSHERLHVALEDFRWLDGAAFIEKYGKS
- the phnC gene encoding phosphonate ABC transporter ATP-binding protein, which produces MRFELKNLTRRFGDNVAVNAVSLDIPQGQMVGVIGRSGAGKSTLLRMINRLVDPSSGSIQFGDAEVSSLRGQSLRNWQRDCAMIFQQFNLVPRLDVLTNVLLGRLNHRSTALSILNYFTREERIMAIAALERLGIEQTALQPAGTLSGGQQQRVAIARALMQRPKMVLADEPIASLDPLNAKIVMDALRDINVREGITVITNLHTLDTARTYCDRIIGMAHGSVVFDGRADALTADAVRQIYGSNPDGSGVDEGMTSTSIDISRAKASSARQVAGFRPLAAADA